A stretch of Panthera tigris isolate Pti1 chromosome E2, P.tigris_Pti1_mat1.1, whole genome shotgun sequence DNA encodes these proteins:
- the CXCL17 gene encoding C-X-C motif chemokine 17: MRILISSLLLLLPLMLMPMVSSSRNPGVARGHRDQRQAPRRWLQEGSQECECKDWFLRAPKRKLMTVPRLPKKQCPCDHFKGSVKKTRHQRHHRKPNKHSRACQQFLTRCQLESFALPL, translated from the exons ATGAGAATTCTaatctcttccctccttctgttGCTGCCACTAATGCTGATGCCTATGGTCTCTAGCAGCCGAAATCCAG GGGTCGCCAGAGGCCATCGGGACCAACGCCAGGCTCCTAGGAGGTGGCTCCAAGAAGGCAGCCAAGAATGTGAGTGCAAAG ACTGGTTCCTGAGAGCTCCTAAAAGAAAACTCATGACAGTGCCCAGGCTGCCAAAGAAGCAGTGTCCCTGTGACCATTTCAAGGGCAGTGTGAAGAAAACCA GGCACCAAAGGCACCACAGGAAACCAAACAAGCACTCCAGAGCCTGCCAGCAATTTCTCACGCGATGTCAGCTGGAAAGCTTTGCTCTGCCTTTATAG